The genomic window CTGGCTGGCGCAGACCGTTACCCGCAGGCGTCCGCCTTCAATCCGGCCATCCTTTCGGCAAGCGGTCTCCCGGCTTTCCGCCGCTCCAGTGTGCTTTTACCGCGTCATATGTGGCTGCCACGCCAGGCCCCTTCGGAAGACACAGAGGTGCCGATCCTCTCAGGCGCCGCTTTGCTTGTGCGGCGCAAGGCATTCGACAGGATTGGCGGATTTGACCCGCATATCTTTCTCTATCATGAGGATGATGATCTGAGTTTACGGCTGAAGGCGGAATCTGGCCCTCTGATGTATATCCATGAGGCGCGCATCCACCATAGTGGCGGAAGGTCAAGCCCCCGAAGCCCGGAAATCGCAGCCCTGAAAGCCCGGCATATGGGACAGTCCCGGGTCTATGCGGCGCGCAAGCATGGCCTCCCCTGCCCGTTTGTCCATGCGCTTGCGGTCGGCCTCGTGCAACTGCTCTCCCCTCTTATGCTGCTGTCTGCCCGCAAACGTGCGAAGCACTGGAACTTTCTGCGCGCCGTCTGGCACAGTCGGCGTGCCACTCCTCTACCGGAACAGCCTTAAACCTTGATCCCGGCATCCAACGGGGCAGATATTTGGGCCGGATCAGAACAGGTCTCGGGTATCGGGCATCTCCTGTCTGCCGCTTCTGCGCCGTACCCCCTACAGCACCCCGGCTTTAACCCGACACGTCCGGGATCAGCGCATCCAGCGCCTGATAGCTTTGCTCCATCCCGGCGGTCATGCCAAAATCAAGTGCCGCCTGCCGGGCCTCGGGCGTGGCATAGACGATGCGCGTGGTGACCTGCGTTTCCCCATCCAGATCGTCGAAACTCAGCGTGAAGGTACAGGGCGGCCCTTTCTCACCCCCCAATGTGCCGGGGTCATAGGTTTGCGTCTCGACCAGCCGTTCGGGCACAACAACCTCAAGAAACGTGCCGAACAGCCCGAAATACGTGCCATCGCCCGTGTTTTTCCATTGCCACCGATAGGCGCCGCCCACACGCAGGTCCATCTCGCAAACCGTCATGGTCCAGCCCGGCGGGCCAAGCAGCCAGCGCTGCATCAGTTCCGGGTCGGTGAAGGCGCGGAAAACCAGATTTCGGGGGGCTGCAAAACGGCGGCGCACCTCAATCCCGGTCTCGCCTGATTGTGAGACTTGTGCCGTATATGTGGTCTCTGTCATTCTGCCTCTCCCGTTTCTGCCCCGCCCTGCAACTCTGCCAGAAGCGTATCAAGCCGGGCGTAATTCTGTTCAAAGGCCGCGCGGGTCGCCTCCAGCCAGTCGCGCGCCGGGGTCAAGGCCTCGGCCTTCAGCACCCGGGGTCTGGATTGCCTGGCCACGCGCGCCGCGATCAACCCGGCCTGTTCCAGCACTTTCAGATGCCGGGATATGGCCGGCTGGCTGATCTGCGACAGCTGCATCAGGTCAGTGACGGTGGCCTCCCCCTCGGCCAGCCGGGCCAGGATTGCCCGGCGGGTGGGGTCGGACAGGGCGGAAAACGTGCGGTCAAGCTGCATCGCGGCCTCCTTTATATGCTTTAATCATTATATAACTGATTCGCTATAAAATGACAATCCAGCGCCGAAAGCGAAGTTGAGCTATGACACAGAGTTCTGCAGGGAATCAGGATGACCCCGGACTATTTCGGAAGTGGCAGAATGGCCCAATGAAATAAGGGTGATTGGGTGCTTGAGAGGTGGCGCCAGGCGATGTGCGAAGGTTTTGCAGTGAGGCACCTAAATGGGCGCTACGATTGCAGTGACGACAAAACGGGCGCGCAGGGCGGCGTCGCGGGGCGAGCGCTTAAATAGCCTTTTAAATATGGGAATAACTGGTGTTTTAACGGTGTATTGCCCCCCGGTTCGAGCAAACCGAACTGGGAAGAAGTGGGAAATCGGCTTCCCGGTTCGCGACCGTCTTCCCAGAAAGGGGTAAAAGATATGAAATCAGTAAGTTAAGGGTTTGAATGGGTAGTTAGTTGACGTTGACAACTGGGAACTGATTTTAGCTAAAGTGGACGGCCGGAAAGCACACGA from Rhodophyticola sp. CCM32 includes these protein-coding regions:
- a CDS encoding glycosyltransferase family 2 protein, with translation MERITLVSVCFNSSPVIPAMLASLPENIAVVLVDNGSADVAEIEAMAEAHGATCVASPENLGFGRACNLGAARATTELILFLNPDTTLAPGAINALLAGADRYPQASAFNPAILSASGLPAFRRSSVLLPRHMWLPRQAPSEDTEVPILSGAALLVRRKAFDRIGGFDPHIFLYHEDDDLSLRLKAESGPLMYIHEARIHHSGGRSSPRSPEIAALKARHMGQSRVYAARKHGLPCPFVHALAVGLVQLLSPLMLLSARKRAKHWNFLRAVWHSRRATPLPEQP
- a CDS encoding SRPBCC family protein, which gives rise to MTETTYTAQVSQSGETGIEVRRRFAAPRNLVFRAFTDPELMQRWLLGPPGWTMTVCEMDLRVGGAYRWQWKNTGDGTYFGLFGTFLEVVVPERLVETQTYDPGTLGGEKGPPCTFTLSFDDLDGETQVTTRIVYATPEARQAALDFGMTAGMEQSYQALDALIPDVSG
- a CDS encoding ArsR/SmtB family transcription factor, which translates into the protein MQLDRTFSALSDPTRRAILARLAEGEATVTDLMQLSQISQPAISRHLKVLEQAGLIAARVARQSRPRVLKAEALTPARDWLEATRAAFEQNYARLDTLLAELQGGAETGEAE